From one Melioribacteraceae bacterium genomic stretch:
- a CDS encoding SpoIIE family protein phosphatase yields the protein MNNTIPKILVVDDEPDLESLIKQKFRREIKEGKYNFSFANNGVKALEKLNEDKEIELVLTDINMPEMDGLTLLSKIKEMNNPLLHSVIVSAYGDIFNIRTAMNGGAFDFVVKPIDLSDLEITIKKAIDNLGTFKEAVKSRDELIIVRKELEEARTLQLSMLPKSIPQNGKLDIAVHMKTASEVGGDYYDFSKKNDGSLNVAIGDATGHGMKAGIMVSIMKTLFISDSDEIELEDFFDVSNRTIKSLNLGRMMMAFAMLNIKENKIKFINAAMPTIFVYKSADKKVIEYVNQSMPLGALSEFDFNINEFEVDSGDVILLLSDGLPELFNHNKEMFGYERVAGLLEEHSDKSSNEIIETLKLNAAEWAGELESDDDITFVVIKVK from the coding sequence ATGAACAACACAATTCCAAAAATATTAGTAGTAGATGACGAACCCGATCTTGAGTCATTAATTAAGCAAAAGTTTAGAAGAGAAATTAAGGAGGGGAAATACAATTTCTCTTTTGCGAATAATGGTGTTAAAGCTCTGGAAAAATTAAACGAAGACAAAGAAATTGAACTGGTTCTAACCGACATCAATATGCCGGAAATGGATGGACTTACTCTTCTTTCAAAAATAAAAGAAATGAATAACCCGCTTCTTCATTCTGTTATTGTTTCTGCTTACGGTGATATTTTTAATATCCGTACTGCTATGAACGGAGGAGCTTTTGATTTCGTCGTTAAACCCATCGACTTAAGTGATCTCGAAATCACAATTAAAAAAGCAATTGATAATCTTGGCACATTTAAAGAAGCGGTAAAATCTAGAGACGAACTAATTATTGTTCGGAAAGAGCTGGAAGAGGCGAGAACTCTGCAATTATCAATGCTTCCGAAATCAATTCCTCAAAACGGCAAACTTGATATCGCTGTTCATATGAAAACAGCAAGTGAAGTAGGCGGTGATTACTATGATTTCTCCAAGAAAAATGACGGTTCATTAAATGTTGCAATTGGAGATGCAACCGGACACGGAATGAAAGCCGGTATAATGGTATCCATAATGAAAACATTGTTCATTTCTGATTCGGATGAAATTGAGCTGGAAGATTTTTTTGATGTCTCAAACAGAACAATCAAATCTCTCAATCTCGGAAGAATGATGATGGCTTTTGCAATGTTAAATATAAAAGAGAACAAGATAAAGTTTATTAATGCCGCGATGCCTACAATATTCGTCTATAAATCGGCTGATAAAAAAGTAATCGAATATGTAAATCAAAGTATGCCGCTCGGTGCTTTATCTGAATTCGATTTCAATATAAACGAATTTGAAGTCGATTCGGGAGATGTAATTCTGCTATTAAGCGACGGATTGCCGGAATTGTTTAACCATAATAAAGAAATGTTTGGATATGAACGCGTTGCCGGTTTATTAGAAGAACATTCCGATAAATCCTCGAATGAAATTATTGAGACGTTAAAATTAAACGCAGCTGAATGGGCAGGTGAATTAGAATCCGATGACGATATAACCTTTGTTGTAATAAAAGTAAAATAA
- a CDS encoding GAF domain-containing protein, which yields MKAATQKTNVISDENELLKKQLAQKEAELAIISTVSEAISQQLKIADIIKIIGDKIRDIFKSEVTEILLLDPSTNMITVPYSFYREYQIAEPFPLGEGLTSKIIQTGKPLVHGTFEEGVKLGVLVQSEEEKTETYIGVPIIVNNKVIGVVSIQSYKQYDYSDEKVRLLSILSTNMGIALTNAKLFDETNRLLKETEQRTAELAVINSVQQGLVAEMDVQGIYDLVGNRLRDLFDAQVTGIYTFDQENETEHFMYLFEDGERLYPKPRRLNEIRKWIINKGSHLLVNENADVKIYELTGERHAPVPGTRLPKSLLFVPLIVGNEVRGCVSLQNLDREHAFTDADVRLLTTLANSMSVALENARLFDETVHLLKQTEQRKAELAIINSVGEAMSKQLDINTVTKIVGDKIKEIFKAEVTEILLLDHEAGVINVPYSYYKGYQIVEPFELGAGLTSKVIKSKKPLLLLNFEEQKNFGAIVDAGIGEADITETYLGVPIMFNDRILGVVSIQSYEKNAYDDNNVRLLSTLSSNMGVTLQNAKLFEETKRLLKETEQRSAELTIINSVGEAMSKQLDVLTVTKIVGDKVKEIFNAEVTEILLVDEETKMIEVPYSYYNGYQKFDPFPLGEGLTSKIIKSREPLVFGSLEEQVKNGALTFSEEDKTESYMGVPIVFEGKVLGVVSVQSYKKSAYDSNNVRLLSTLSTNVGVTLQNAKLFEETKRLLSQMQQRNTELGVINSVQEGLVKQVELQAIYDLVGDQIHKIFDTQVVAIASFNHDDNTESFNYLIEKGERFYPKGRKYDKLREHLIENKKLILINENYSEAAKKYGMKVVEGTEMPKSLLFVPLVVGQVVKGYISLQNIDRENAFSESDVRLLTTLTNSMSVALENARLFDETTKLLEETKQQAIELGIINSVGEGLAKQMDFQSIIDLVGEKIREVFNAQVVSISTYEKETEQIHHRYAVELDKRYYFDKPQAIDSDRKEIIETKRPLIFGTAQEVIEHSGEEVVAGEMPESFMGVPIIRNQEVTGVITVQDIHKQNLYTQKDVRLLMTLASNMGVALENARLFEETKHLLNETQQRNVELSILNAIQEGLVMEMDFNSIINLVGNKFREALGFLDLGIRIYDKEKNILHFPYEYEHGERLFIDSMEPTPLSKYVLETGKTLVLKKATDEEFAKLGITEDTTIPGTDSSKSLVFVPIIVGSEAKGLILVENYEKEDAFSESEVRLLTTVANSMSVALENARLFDETNRLLKETEQRTAELSVINSVQEGLAKELDMKGIYELVGERLCSLFPDSQTLVIRSFDHDKGLEEWQYAIEKGVRLEVAPRPFNWANKLMIETKKPLDIRENYIETAQKYGGKGVTKGKPPKSAVFVPIIINDVVRGSISLQNIDKENAFDDADVRLVTTLVNSMSVALENARLFDETLRLLEESKKRTAELSTVNSISQAIAGHLEIDKLINLVGDKVRDLFNANIVYLAMLEKETDIINFPYGYGEEFPPLPLGDGLTSHIILKKEPLLINKEAEKKTEELGVERIGTPSASYLGVPIPVGGEIIGVLSVQSTEKENVFNEDDMRLLSTIAAHVGIAINNANSYKELNTTLENLKSTQDQLVAQEKLASLGQLTAGIAHEIKNPLNFVNNFSELSVGLVEELFEEFDKLKEKISQDSLEEVKEILSTLKQNSEKIKEHGKRADSIVHSMLQHSRGKTGEKQPTDLNAMLDEDLNLVYHGMRAQDSSFNIKIEREYDKDLKPINIIPQDMSRVFLNILSNGCYESHRKKMELNSDEPAIIKVSSHENGNFVEVRIRDNGHGIPKKVQDNLFTPFFTTKPSGKGTGLGLSISYDIVVREHNGEILFETEEGKYTEFIIRLPKK from the coding sequence ATGAAAGCAGCTACACAAAAAACGAATGTAATATCGGATGAGAATGAATTACTTAAAAAACAATTAGCTCAAAAAGAAGCCGAACTTGCTATCATTAGTACCGTAAGTGAAGCAATCTCGCAGCAATTGAAAATAGCTGATATTATAAAAATAATCGGTGATAAAATTCGGGATATTTTTAAGTCGGAAGTGACCGAAATTCTATTATTAGATCCGTCTACTAATATGATTACAGTTCCCTATTCTTTCTACCGAGAATATCAAATAGCAGAGCCGTTCCCTTTAGGTGAAGGATTAACATCTAAAATAATTCAAACCGGTAAACCTTTAGTGCACGGAACGTTTGAAGAGGGAGTAAAACTTGGAGTTCTTGTTCAATCAGAAGAAGAGAAAACCGAAACTTATATAGGTGTTCCAATTATTGTTAACAATAAAGTTATAGGTGTTGTTAGCATACAAAGTTACAAGCAGTATGATTACAGTGATGAAAAAGTTCGTCTTCTTTCAATCCTTTCGACTAATATGGGAATTGCACTTACAAATGCAAAACTGTTTGATGAAACGAATAGACTACTGAAAGAAACAGAACAACGGACCGCGGAACTAGCCGTTATAAATAGTGTACAGCAGGGTCTGGTTGCCGAAATGGATGTGCAAGGTATTTATGATCTGGTCGGGAATCGTTTACGCGATTTGTTTGATGCACAAGTTACAGGTATTTATACTTTCGATCAGGAAAACGAGACAGAACACTTTATGTATTTATTTGAAGACGGTGAAAGATTATATCCTAAACCACGCCGGTTAAATGAAATCAGAAAGTGGATAATTAATAAGGGATCTCATCTATTAGTTAATGAAAATGCCGATGTAAAAATTTATGAATTAACCGGTGAAAGACATGCGCCGGTTCCCGGAACACGGCTGCCTAAATCTTTACTTTTTGTACCCCTTATAGTCGGTAATGAAGTAAGAGGTTGCGTTAGTCTTCAAAATCTGGATAGAGAACATGCTTTTACCGATGCGGATGTTCGACTACTTACCACGCTTGCAAACAGTATGAGTGTTGCGCTTGAAAATGCAAGACTGTTTGATGAAACTGTTCACCTACTTAAACAAACCGAACAGCGAAAAGCCGAACTGGCGATTATCAATAGCGTTGGTGAAGCAATGTCAAAACAATTGGATATTAATACAGTTACCAAGATTGTCGGAGATAAAATAAAAGAAATATTCAAAGCGGAAGTAACTGAAATTCTTTTGTTAGATCATGAAGCCGGAGTTATAAATGTCCCGTATTCTTATTACAAAGGATACCAGATTGTCGAACCATTTGAATTAGGAGCGGGTTTAACTTCGAAAGTTATTAAATCAAAAAAACCGCTTCTGCTTTTAAACTTCGAAGAACAAAAAAATTTCGGTGCTATAGTTGATGCCGGTATTGGCGAAGCGGATATTACCGAAACTTATCTCGGTGTTCCAATCATGTTTAATGATAGAATTCTTGGAGTTGTTAGTATCCAGAGTTATGAAAAGAATGCATATGATGATAATAATGTTCGGCTTCTATCTACTTTATCAAGTAACATGGGTGTAACACTTCAAAATGCAAAACTTTTTGAAGAGACAAAAAGATTATTAAAAGAGACCGAACAACGTTCAGCCGAACTGACAATTATTAATAGTGTCGGCGAAGCAATGTCTAAGCAGCTTGATGTTTTGACGGTTACAAAAATAGTCGGTGACAAAGTAAAAGAAATTTTTAATGCCGAGGTTACGGAAATTCTTTTAGTTGACGAAGAAACTAAAATGATCGAAGTTCCTTACTCATACTATAATGGGTACCAAAAATTTGATCCTTTCCCGCTCGGAGAAGGATTAACTTCAAAGATTATCAAATCTCGAGAACCTTTAGTATTTGGTTCTTTGGAAGAACAGGTTAAAAACGGTGCACTAACATTTTCGGAAGAAGATAAAACCGAATCTTATATGGGAGTGCCGATAGTATTTGAAGGAAAAGTACTTGGAGTTGTAAGTGTACAGAGTTATAAAAAGAGCGCTTATGATTCTAATAATGTGCGGCTTCTATCTACTCTATCAACAAATGTTGGTGTAACACTACAAAACGCAAAACTGTTCGAAGAAACAAAAAGACTTTTGAGCCAAATGCAGCAGCGTAATACCGAACTCGGAGTTATTAACAGTGTTCAAGAAGGATTAGTTAAGCAAGTTGAATTGCAGGCGATTTATGATTTAGTCGGCGATCAAATTCATAAAATATTTGATACGCAAGTAGTTGCAATTGCTAGTTTTAATCATGATGACAATACCGAATCTTTTAATTATTTGATCGAAAAGGGGGAAAGATTTTATCCAAAAGGCAGAAAGTACGATAAACTTAGAGAACATCTAATAGAGAACAAAAAACTGATTTTGATAAATGAAAATTATTCAGAAGCTGCAAAAAAATACGGAATGAAAGTGGTGGAAGGAACAGAGATGCCCAAATCACTTCTCTTTGTTCCGCTTGTTGTCGGTCAAGTGGTTAAAGGTTATATCTCTCTTCAAAACATTGACCGCGAAAATGCATTCAGCGAATCGGATGTTAGATTATTAACAACGTTGACAAATAGTATGAGCGTTGCACTAGAAAATGCTCGCTTATTTGACGAGACAACAAAACTTCTCGAAGAAACAAAACAACAAGCAATTGAGCTCGGAATTATCAACAGTGTTGGAGAAGGTCTCGCAAAGCAAATGGATTTCCAATCTATAATTGATTTGGTTGGTGAAAAAATTCGAGAAGTATTCAACGCACAAGTTGTAAGTATATCAACATATGAGAAAGAGACTGAACAAATTCATCATCGTTATGCTGTGGAATTGGACAAGCGTTATTACTTCGATAAACCTCAAGCAATTGATTCGGATAGAAAAGAAATTATCGAAACCAAACGACCTTTGATTTTCGGTACCGCACAAGAAGTGATTGAACATAGTGGAGAAGAAGTGGTTGCCGGAGAAATGCCTGAGTCTTTTATGGGTGTTCCAATTATCCGTAATCAAGAAGTTACCGGTGTTATTACCGTTCAGGATATTCATAAACAAAATTTATACACTCAAAAAGATGTTCGACTTTTAATGACGCTCGCATCAAATATGGGTGTTGCTCTTGAAAATGCGAGACTCTTTGAAGAAACAAAACATCTATTAAACGAAACACAGCAAAGAAACGTCGAGCTTTCAATTCTTAATGCAATTCAAGAAGGATTAGTGATGGAAATGGATTTTAATTCCATCATTAATCTTGTCGGTAATAAATTCAGAGAAGCGCTTGGATTCCTGGATCTAGGAATTAGAATTTATGATAAAGAAAAAAATATTCTACACTTCCCTTATGAGTATGAGCATGGTGAAAGGTTATTTATAGATTCAATGGAACCTACACCACTATCGAAATACGTTCTTGAAACCGGTAAAACTCTTGTGCTCAAAAAAGCTACCGATGAAGAATTTGCTAAACTGGGAATAACAGAAGATACTACTATTCCCGGAACCGATTCAAGTAAATCACTTGTATTTGTCCCGATCATTGTTGGATCGGAAGCAAAAGGATTAATCCTAGTTGAAAACTATGAAAAAGAAGATGCCTTTAGTGAATCGGAAGTAAGATTGCTTACAACGGTTGCAAATAGTATGAGTGTCGCACTTGAAAATGCAAGATTATTCGATGAGACAAACAGATTGCTTAAAGAAACAGAACAACGCACTGCCGAATTATCAGTGATCAATAGTGTACAGGAAGGTTTGGCAAAAGAACTTGATATGAAAGGAATATATGAACTTGTCGGTGAACGTTTATGTAGTTTATTCCCGGATTCTCAAACACTAGTTATTCGTTCATTCGATCATGATAAAGGCTTGGAAGAATGGCAATACGCAATAGAAAAGGGAGTAAGATTAGAAGTTGCACCACGTCCATTCAATTGGGCGAATAAGTTAATGATAGAAACAAAGAAGCCCTTAGACATAAGAGAAAATTATATTGAGACGGCACAAAAGTATGGTGGCAAAGGTGTAACAAAAGGAAAGCCGCCTAAATCTGCAGTATTTGTTCCCATCATAATAAACGATGTCGTGAGAGGTTCGATCAGTCTTCAAAATATCGATAAAGAAAATGCGTTTGATGATGCTGATGTTCGATTAGTTACAACTCTCGTTAACAGTATGAGCGTTGCACTTGAAAATGCGCGATTATTCGATGAGACATTGCGACTTCTTGAAGAAAGCAAGAAACGAACAGCGGAGTTAAGTACTGTAAATAGTATCAGTCAGGCGATTGCCGGTCATTTGGAAATAGATAAACTGATTAATCTTGTTGGTGATAAAGTACGCGATCTTTTCAACGCCAATATAGTTTACTTAGCTATGCTCGAAAAAGAAACTGACATAATTAATTTCCCTTATGGTTATGGTGAAGAATTCCCACCGCTTCCGTTAGGTGACGGATTGACATCGCATATAATTTTGAAAAAGGAGCCCCTCCTTATAAATAAAGAAGCTGAAAAGAAGACAGAAGAATTGGGAGTGGAGCGTATCGGAACTCCCTCAGCTTCTTACCTCGGTGTTCCAATTCCGGTCGGGGGTGAAATCATAGGTGTACTTAGTGTACAAAGTACTGAAAAAGAAAACGTTTTTAATGAAGATGATATGAGATTACTTAGTACTATTGCAGCACACGTTGGAATAGCCATAAATAATGCGAATTCTTACAAAGAATTGAACACAACTTTAGAAAATTTAAAATCTACTCAAGACCAACTTGTTGCACAAGAGAAACTTGCGTCACTCGGTCAGCTAACTGCAGGTATTGCACATGAAATTAAAAATCCATTGAACTTTGTTAACAACTTCTCTGAACTTTCCGTTGGATTGGTTGAAGAATTATTTGAAGAGTTTGATAAGCTAAAAGAAAAAATCAGTCAAGATTCACTTGAAGAAGTAAAAGAAATTTTAAGTACGTTAAAACAAAATTCGGAAAAAATTAAAGAACATGGTAAACGTGCCGATAGTATTGTTCATAGTATGTTGCAACATTCAAGAGGGAAGACAGGTGAAAAGCAGCCAACGGATCTTAATGCAATGCTTGATGAAGATCTTAATTTGGTTTATCACGGTATGCGTGCTCAAGACAGTTCTTTCAATATCAAAATCGAACGTGAATATGATAAAGATTTAAAACCAATTAATATCATTCCCCAAGATATGAGTAGAGTATTCCTAAATATTCTATCAAACGGATGTTATGAATCGCATCGTAAAAAAATGGAATTGAATTCAGATGAACCCGCAATCATAAAAGTTTCAAGTCATGAAAACGGCAATTTTGTTGAGGTGCGAATCAGAGATAACGGTCACGGAATTCCTAAAAAGGTTCAAGATAATTTATTCACACCGTTTTTCACTACAAAACCTTCGGGCAAAGGAACCGGTTTAGGATTATCTATAAGCTATGATATTGTCGTTAGAGAACACAACGGTGAAATTTTATTTGAAACTGAAGAAGGTAAATACACAGAATTTATAATTAGACTTCCCAAAAAATAA
- a CDS encoding response regulator — protein sequence MKIMVVDDEKDIKLLFEQRFRKEIKEGKLAFLFAFSGEEAKDYLQLNGSENLNQILSDINMPGMNGLELLKWIKDNYPELKVAMITAYGDQNNYKQAVEYGADDYMTKPIDFVQLKGKVLPQ from the coding sequence ATGAAGATAATGGTAGTTGATGACGAAAAAGATATAAAGTTACTATTCGAACAAAGGTTTAGAAAAGAAATAAAGGAAGGAAAACTTGCTTTTCTTTTTGCATTCAGTGGTGAAGAAGCAAAGGATTATTTGCAATTGAACGGAAGCGAAAACCTCAATCAAATTCTCTCCGATATAAACATGCCGGGCATGAACGGTTTGGAATTATTGAAGTGGATAAAAGATAATTATCCCGAGTTAAAAGTCGCCATGATTACAGCCTATGGCGATCAAAATAATTACAAACAAGCTGTTGAATACGGTGCCGATGATTATATGACTAAGCCGATCGATTTTGTACAGCTCAAGGGAAAAGTGCTCCCTCAATAG
- a CDS encoding two-component regulator propeller domain-containing protein encodes MKNIRNIKLLLIALSFIGGTQQSFSQTANAFESISIKDGLSHNEIWAFEQDKYGYMWIATADGLNKYDGYSFTIYKNDPNDSTSIPANLVSYVLEDKNGVLWISTSNGIAEFDRRTEQFKSYRFANSTRENANFVASLYEDSRGILWVACTDGIKSFDRKTKTFKSYEVLRRDNTIAAQSAPAYTLVESPVGELYVSSIAFGLMKFDYENDLFAMLKLKDDFQKKLQFSVVFSTLYDSDGNIWYGSRNGLYKVDPKQLTGEEVFNPILGRKFASASALYETKNREIWIGTFTDGLFRYSLDTGKFDRLPNQSRGLYGFYTDKTGLLWMGSFQGILKYNFDKAPYELYTLETSGNDSKPMIISFSLSNYEPDKMWLGSNMGLYLFDRVQKTFVKNSSALNRINSIGELMIEDVVETANGKLFLGTTRNGLIEYDLSNGAIKKHLPVQYSRTSIHFGDVNVLLNDSKKRLWIGQVNGLSILNDDNKTFTRLPNFEHRQYSLDLLSFLNKLRDSRSPLSQIIEVGDYADLSKEFVIAEDSYVLISGIGEGNRQWGMVDFGSLESTEGGTLWTMKELESTFKASGAVKNRQQIGIIKLQKGRYKLNFLTDDSHSVASYNQVAPQDSLYWGIELYSLSNDEYSEYHPILSEDQNRTYMVGTNVMSLFESSDNKIWAAAFGGLSEIDPETMFIRNYTTGGDSGHSISNVSVHDVCEDSFGNIWIATEDGLNKIDREKNVIQVFREKDGLPSSNLRALVLDDDGNLWVSSIKGISKVEINDSSKAPIFINYDVRDGLQGYTFIGNAAIKDSNGKLYFSGPDGFNAFKPGTTDKSLPKIVFTNISVSNKSADNLFNDLLETKDLDEIAELNLAYNQNDISFEFSSVHFARPDKNRLQYKMEGIDEEWHDGSRRIATYTNLDPGDYEFKVRGSNGDGFWTEEPKTIKVSITPAWWNNTYAYIGYGLIFFGFLFGVRKFEMERRSKMSEYKQSKLRAEAAELKAKAAEAERKLLEAENERKSKELEEARSLQLSMLPRELPQLPNLDIAVYMKTATEVGGDYYDFHVGMDGVLTVVLGDATGHGMKAGTMVTTTKSLFNVLAPNPNIVETFHEMTRCLKLMHLEKLSMCMSMLKIAGGRVQMSSAGMPPIFIYKSDERVIEEHVIKGMPLGTMQDFPYVLKESEINSGDSILIMSDGFPELLNDEKEAFGYKRVRNLFEEHSAKSPEDIISVLRKTGDDWINNREPDDDITFVVIKVK; translated from the coding sequence TTGAAAAATATCAGAAATATAAAATTATTGCTAATTGCCTTATCTTTTATAGGCGGGACGCAACAGAGCTTCAGTCAAACTGCAAACGCGTTTGAATCTATTTCAATTAAAGACGGACTTTCTCACAATGAAATTTGGGCTTTCGAGCAAGATAAATACGGTTATATGTGGATTGCTACCGCAGACGGATTGAATAAGTATGACGGTTATTCATTTACTATCTATAAAAATGATCCGAACGATTCAACTTCTATTCCCGCAAATCTTGTATCGTATGTGTTGGAAGATAAAAACGGAGTTTTATGGATATCTACCAGTAACGGCATTGCAGAGTTTGACAGGAGAACCGAACAGTTCAAAAGTTATCGCTTTGCAAACTCGACGAGAGAAAATGCGAATTTTGTTGCTTCTTTATATGAAGACTCAAGAGGAATACTTTGGGTCGCCTGTACAGATGGCATTAAAAGTTTTGATAGAAAAACTAAAACATTTAAGTCGTATGAAGTGTTACGACGTGATAACACGATTGCAGCTCAATCTGCTCCGGCATACACTCTTGTAGAATCACCGGTTGGTGAACTCTATGTCTCTTCGATTGCATTCGGTCTGATGAAATTCGATTATGAAAATGATCTTTTTGCAATGTTAAAATTAAAAGATGATTTTCAAAAGAAACTTCAATTCAGTGTAGTATTTTCAACATTGTACGACAGCGATGGAAATATTTGGTATGGATCGCGCAATGGTCTTTATAAAGTTGACCCAAAACAACTTACTGGTGAAGAAGTTTTCAATCCTATATTGGGTAGAAAATTTGCAAGTGCTTCAGCATTGTACGAAACAAAGAATCGTGAAATATGGATTGGAACATTCACTGACGGATTATTCCGTTACTCATTAGATACCGGCAAATTTGACCGGCTGCCTAATCAAAGCAGGGGACTTTATGGTTTTTATACCGACAAAACCGGCCTGCTATGGATGGGGTCCTTCCAAGGCATTCTTAAATATAATTTTGATAAAGCTCCTTACGAACTTTATACGTTAGAAACTTCCGGTAACGACTCTAAACCAATGATTATTAGTTTCTCATTATCAAACTATGAGCCGGATAAAATGTGGTTGGGCTCTAATATGGGATTATATTTATTCGACAGAGTTCAAAAAACTTTTGTTAAAAATTCATCTGCATTGAATCGTATTAATAGTATCGGTGAGTTAATGATTGAGGATGTTGTTGAAACTGCTAACGGAAAATTATTCTTGGGTACAACACGTAACGGATTAATTGAATACGATCTTAGCAACGGAGCTATTAAAAAACACTTGCCGGTTCAATACAGCCGAACAAGCATTCACTTTGGAGATGTAAACGTTCTTCTAAATGATTCAAAAAAAAGATTATGGATCGGACAAGTTAACGGTTTAAGCATATTGAATGATGACAATAAAACCTTCACCCGGCTTCCAAACTTTGAGCACAGACAGTACAGTTTAGACTTACTCTCGTTTCTAAATAAATTAAGAGATTCAAGATCACCTTTATCGCAAATAATTGAGGTAGGTGATTATGCAGACCTTTCAAAGGAATTTGTTATAGCGGAAGATTCTTACGTTTTAATTTCCGGGATAGGAGAAGGCAATCGTCAATGGGGTATGGTTGATTTCGGAAGTCTGGAATCTACAGAAGGTGGCACACTTTGGACAATGAAAGAACTTGAATCTACATTCAAGGCGAGTGGTGCAGTTAAGAACCGACAGCAAATCGGAATCATTAAGCTGCAAAAAGGAAGATACAAATTGAATTTTTTAACCGATGATAGTCATTCAGTCGCTTCGTATAATCAAGTTGCTCCGCAGGACAGTCTCTATTGGGGCATTGAACTTTATTCTTTATCTAACGACGAGTATTCAGAGTATCATCCAATACTATCAGAAGATCAAAATCGAACTTATATGGTTGGGACTAATGTGATGTCGCTATTTGAGTCATCGGATAATAAAATTTGGGCTGCTGCTTTTGGTGGTTTAAGTGAGATTGATCCTGAAACAATGTTCATTAGGAATTATACAACAGGTGGAGATAGCGGTCACTCAATAAGCAACGTATCTGTTCACGATGTTTGTGAAGATAGCTTTGGAAATATCTGGATAGCCACAGAAGACGGATTAAATAAAATTGATAGAGAAAAAAATGTAATCCAAGTGTTCCGTGAAAAAGATGGTCTTCCCTCTAGTAATCTTCGCGCTCTTGTATTGGATGACGATGGTAATCTATGGGTAAGCAGTATTAAAGGAATTTCAAAAGTAGAAATCAATGACAGTTCCAAAGCTCCTATTTTTATTAATTACGATGTTCGCGATGGATTGCAGGGTTATACATTCATCGGAAATGCTGCGATAAAAGATTCAAACGGGAAATTGTACTTCTCCGGTCCGGATGGATTCAATGCATTCAAACCTGGAACTACTGATAAATCTTTACCAAAAATTGTTTTTACAAATATTTCTGTTTCGAATAAATCTGCCGACAATTTATTTAATGATCTTCTTGAGACAAAAGATCTAGACGAAATCGCTGAACTTAATCTTGCATATAATCAAAATGATATTTCTTTTGAATTTTCATCTGTTCATTTTGCCAGACCTGATAAAAACCGTCTCCAATATAAAATGGAAGGTATTGATGAAGAATGGCACGACGGATCAAGAAGAATAGCAACTTATACAAATTTAGATCCCGGTGATTATGAATTTAAAGTAAGAGGATCAAACGGTGATGGATTTTGGACCGAAGAGCCGAAAACCATCAAGGTGTCAATAACACCCGCTTGGTGGAATAATACTTACGCTTATATCGGTTATGGATTGATTTTCTTCGGTTTCCTTTTTGGTGTAAGAAAATTTGAAATGGAAAGACGTTCGAAGATGAGTGAATATAAACAGTCCAAACTGAGAGCCGAAGCAGCCGAACTAAAAGCAAAAGCAGCCGAAGCGGAAAGAAAATTACTTGAAGCGGAAAATGAACGAAAGTCCAAAGAGCTTGAAGAAGCACGCTCGCTGCAGTTGTCAATGTTACCGAGAGAATTACCTCAATTACCGAATCTTGATATTGCAGTCTATATGAAAACCGCCACAGAAGTAGGCGGAGATTATTACGACTTTCATGTGGGCATGGATGGCGTACTAACAGTTGTTCTAGGCGACGCAACCGGGCATGGTATGAAAGCCGGCACTATGGTAACAACTACCAAAAGTTTATTCAATGTTCTTGCGCCTAACCCGAATATTGTAGAGACATTTCATGAAATGACGAGATGTTTAAAATTGATGCACCTCGAAAAACTTTCAATGTGTATGTCTATGTTGAAAATCGCGGGTGGTAGAGTTCAAATGTCATCCGCAGGAATGCCGCCGATATTTATTTATAAAAGTGATGAACGCGTAATTGAAGAACATGTAATTAAAGGAATGCCGCTGGGCACGATGCAGGATTTCCCATATGTGCTTAAAGAATCCGAAATAAATTCGGGCGATTCAATTTTAATTATGAGTGATGGTTTCCCGGAATTATTGAATGATGAAAAAGAAGCATTCGGATATAAAAGAGTAAGAAATTTATTCGAAGAACATTCGGCAAAATCTCCCGAAGATATAATTAGTGTTCTGCGGAAAACCGGAGATGATTGGATAAATAATCGTGAGCCGGATGATGACATAACTTTTGTCGTAATTAAAGTAAAATAA